One Streptococcus sp. S1 DNA window includes the following coding sequences:
- the purH gene encoding bifunctional phosphoribosylaminoimidazolecarboxamide formyltransferase/IMP cyclohydrolase, whose amino-acid sequence MTKRALISVSDKAGIVEFAQELKKLGWDIISTGGTKVALDNAGVDTIAIDDVTGFPEMMDGRVKTLHPNIHGGLLARRDLDSHLEAAKDNKIELIDFVVVNLYPFKETILKPDVTYADAVENIDIGGPSMLRSAAKNHASVTVVVDPADYTVVLDELAANGETSYETRQRLAAKVFRHTAAYDALIAEYFTAQVGEEKPEKLTLTYDLKQPMRYGENPQQDADFYQKALPTDYSIASAKQLNGKELSFNNIRDADAAIRIIRDFKDRPTVVALKHMNPCGIGQADDIETAWDYAYESDPVSIFGGIVVLNREVDAATAKKMHGVFLEIIIAPSYTDEALEILTTKKKNLRILELPFDAQDASEVEAEYTGVVGGLLVQNQDVVKESPADWQVVTKRQPTETEATALEFAWKAIKYVKSNGIIVTNDHMTLGVGPGQTNRVASVRIAIDQAKDRLDGAVLASDAFFPFADNVEEIAKAGIKAIIQPGGSVRDQESIEAADKYGLTMIFTGVRHFRH is encoded by the coding sequence ATGACTAAACGCGCACTAATTAGTGTTTCAGACAAAGCGGGTATTGTTGAATTTGCCCAAGAACTCAAAAAACTCGGTTGGGACATCATCTCAACAGGTGGTACCAAAGTTGCCCTTGACAATGCTGGGGTAGACACTATCGCTATCGACGATGTGACTGGTTTCCCAGAAATGATGGACGGTCGTGTGAAGACCCTCCACCCAAATATCCACGGAGGGCTTCTTGCTCGTCGTGACTTGGATAGCCACTTGGAAGCGGCTAAGGACAACAAGATTGAGCTCATTGACTTTGTGGTGGTAAATCTTTACCCATTTAAGGAAACCATTCTTAAGCCAGATGTGACATACGCAGATGCCGTTGAAAACATCGATATCGGTGGTCCATCCATGCTTCGTTCGGCAGCTAAGAACCACGCTAGCGTCACAGTTGTGGTAGATCCTGCTGACTATACTGTGGTTCTGGACGAATTGGCAGCCAACGGCGAAACAAGTTACGAAACTCGCCAACGTTTGGCAGCTAAAGTATTCCGCCATACGGCAGCCTATGATGCTTTGATCGCAGAATACTTCACTGCTCAAGTAGGTGAAGAAAAACCTGAAAAACTCACTTTGACGTATGACCTTAAGCAACCAATGCGTTACGGTGAAAATCCTCAACAAGACGCAGATTTCTACCAAAAAGCTCTGCCAACGGATTACTCCATCGCTTCAGCGAAACAGTTGAACGGGAAAGAATTGTCCTTTAACAATATCCGTGACGCTGATGCGGCTATCCGGATCATCCGTGATTTCAAAGACCGTCCAACTGTTGTGGCTCTTAAACACATGAACCCATGTGGGATTGGTCAAGCTGACGACATCGAAACTGCTTGGGACTACGCTTATGAGTCTGATCCAGTATCCATCTTCGGTGGGATCGTGGTTCTCAACCGTGAGGTAGATGCTGCGACAGCTAAGAAGATGCATGGTGTTTTCCTTGAAATCATCATTGCACCAAGCTACACAGACGAAGCGCTTGAAATCTTGACAACCAAGAAGAAAAACTTGCGGATCCTTGAGCTACCATTTGATGCTCAAGATGCTAGTGAAGTGGAAGCAGAATACACTGGTGTTGTTGGTGGTCTCCTCGTTCAAAACCAAGACGTTGTGAAAGAAAGCCCAGCTGACTGGCAAGTGGTGACGAAACGCCAACCAACTGAGACAGAAGCGACAGCTCTTGAGTTTGCTTGGAAAGCGATCAAGTATGTCAAATCAAATGGGATCATCGTAACTAATGACCACATGACACTTGGTGTTGGCCCAGGTCAAACCAACCGTGTGGCATCTGTCCGTATCGCTATTGATCAGGCTAAAGACCGTCTTGACGGCGCTGTTCTTGCTTCAGATGCCTTCTTCCCATTTGCAGATAACGTGGAAGAAATAGCCAAAGCAGGGATTAAAGCGATCATCCAACCAGGTGGATCAGTACGTGACCAAGAGTCAATCGAAGCTGCTGATAAATATGGTTTGACCATGATCTTTACAGGCGTCAGACATTTTAGACATTAA
- the purN gene encoding phosphoribosylglycinamide formyltransferase, protein MAKKIAVFASGNGSNFQVIAEQFPVEFVFSDHRDAYVLERAKNLGVASHAFELKEFDNKVAYEEAIVKLLDEHQIDLVCLAGYMKIVGPTLLAAYEGRIINIHPAYLPEFPGAHGIEDAWNAGVAESGVTIHWVDSGVDTGKVIKQVRVPRLEGDTLDTFETRIHETEYKLYPEVLERLGVERK, encoded by the coding sequence ATGGCTAAAAAAATTGCTGTTTTTGCCTCTGGCAACGGCTCAAACTTTCAGGTGATTGCGGAACAATTTCCGGTAGAATTTGTCTTTTCAGATCATCGTGATGCCTATGTCTTAGAACGTGCCAAGAACCTTGGTGTGGCTAGTCATGCCTTTGAACTCAAGGAATTTGACAATAAAGTAGCTTATGAAGAAGCTATCGTCAAACTTTTGGATGAGCACCAGATTGACCTAGTTTGTTTGGCCGGCTATATGAAAATCGTCGGTCCAACCTTGCTAGCAGCTTATGAAGGTCGTATCATCAATATTCACCCGGCTTATCTCCCTGAATTCCCTGGTGCTCATGGTATTGAGGATGCTTGGAATGCAGGCGTTGCTGAGAGCGGTGTGACCATTCACTGGGTGGATTCTGGCGTTGATACTGGGAAGGTCATCAAACAAGTCCGTGTGCCACGCCTTGAAGGAGATACCCTTGATACTTTTGAAACTCGCATCCACGAAACAGAGTACAAACTCTATCCAGAAGTCTTGGAACGTTTGGGAGTGGAGAGGAAGTAA
- a CDS encoding suppressor of fused domain protein — MGLFDFFKKKSSDKEKPIEDKIVVKSDETDDSAPGWDAIDEEFNRLYPDQPNPRHYGTVIKYMLGGPDPLDGISVYDAGEFWHFVSYGLSELYTKECEDPEYSGYGIELTFKLKKSTNDEEEIKNGCGLLQYVARYIFQTGKVVLPEEYIYTKQTVGIDAQQKSNLTGFLTAADDLAKSLDTLHGKVEFVTLIGATDAELRSVYESEKSKLEVKRLLQELGNQLTDYHRQSLV, encoded by the coding sequence ATGGGTCTATTTGATTTTTTTAAGAAGAAATCTTCTGACAAAGAGAAGCCGATTGAAGATAAGATTGTTGTTAAATCGGATGAAACAGATGACAGTGCTCCAGGGTGGGATGCGATTGATGAAGAATTTAATCGTTTATATCCTGATCAGCCAAATCCTCGCCATTATGGAACGGTTATCAAGTATATGTTAGGTGGTCCAGATCCGCTTGATGGCATCAGTGTTTACGATGCAGGGGAGTTTTGGCATTTTGTCAGCTATGGTTTGTCAGAACTATATACAAAAGAATGTGAAGATCCTGAATATAGTGGTTATGGGATTGAATTGACCTTTAAGTTAAAGAAATCAACTAACGACGAAGAAGAAATTAAAAATGGTTGTGGTTTGTTGCAGTATGTAGCAAGATATATATTTCAAACAGGTAAAGTGGTCTTGCCGGAAGAATACATCTATACGAAGCAAACAGTAGGGATTGATGCCCAGCAGAAATCTAATTTGACAGGATTCTTGACTGCTGCTGATGATTTAGCTAAGTCTCTAGATACTCTGCATGGAAAAGTGGAATTTGTGACCCTGATTGGTGCGACAGATGCCGAACTGCGAAGTGTTTACGAAAGTGAAAAAAGTAAACTTGAGGTCAAGAGATTGTTGCAAGAACTTGGAAATCAACTGACAGACTATCATCGCCAATCTCTAGTTTAA
- the purM gene encoding phosphoribosylformylglycinamidine cyclo-ligase, giving the protein MTNKNAYAQSGVDVEAGYEVVERIKKHVARTERAGVMGALGGFGGMFDLSKTGVKEPVLISGTDGVGTKLMLAIKYDKHDTIGQDCVAMCVNDIIAAGAEPLYFLDYIATGKNEPAKLEQVVAGVAEGCVQAGAGLIGGETAEMPGMYGEDDYDLAGFAVGVAEKSQIIDGSKVAEGDVILGLASSGIHSNGYSLVRRVFADYTGEEVLPELEGKKLKDVLLEPTRIYVKAALPLIKEELVNGIAHITGGGFIENVPRMFSDDLAAEIDESKVPVLPIFKALEKYGQIKHEEMFEIFNMGIGLMLAVKPENVERVKELLDEPVYEIGRIVKKDGASVVIK; this is encoded by the coding sequence ATGACAAATAAAAATGCGTATGCACAGTCTGGTGTGGATGTTGAAGCAGGTTATGAAGTTGTTGAACGGATTAAAAAACACGTTGCCCGTACAGAACGTGCAGGTGTTATGGGAGCTCTCGGTGGTTTCGGTGGTATGTTCGACCTTTCAAAAACAGGTGTCAAAGAGCCTGTTTTGATCTCAGGTACAGATGGTGTCGGTACTAAACTCATGCTGGCTATTAAGTACGACAAACACGATACCATCGGTCAAGATTGTGTCGCTATGTGTGTTAACGATATCATCGCCGCAGGAGCAGAGCCCCTTTACTTCCTTGACTATATTGCAACTGGTAAAAATGAACCTGCTAAATTAGAGCAAGTCGTTGCTGGTGTTGCAGAAGGCTGTGTGCAGGCTGGTGCAGGCCTTATCGGTGGCGAAACAGCTGAAATGCCAGGTATGTATGGTGAAGATGACTATGATTTGGCTGGGTTTGCTGTCGGTGTTGCAGAAAAATCTCAAATCATCGACGGTTCAAAAGTAGCTGAAGGCGATGTGATTCTTGGACTTGCTTCAAGCGGTATCCACTCAAATGGTTACTCACTCGTGCGTCGTGTTTTTGCAGATTACACAGGGGAAGAAGTTCTCCCAGAATTGGAAGGAAAAAAACTTAAAGACGTTCTTTTGGAACCAACTCGTATCTACGTCAAAGCAGCATTGCCACTCATCAAAGAAGAATTGGTCAACGGAATCGCCCACATCACAGGTGGTGGTTTCATCGAAAATGTACCACGGATGTTCTCAGATGACTTGGCTGCTGAAATTGACGAAAGCAAAGTGCCAGTTCTTCCAATTTTCAAAGCCCTTGAAAAATATGGCCAAATCAAACATGAAGAAATGTTTGAAATCTTCAATATGGGAATTGGTCTCATGCTTGCGGTTAAACCAGAAAATGTGGAACGTGTCAAAGAACTTCTTGACGAACCTGTTTATGAAATTGGTCGTATTGTGAAGAAAGATGGCGCAAGTGTGGTGATTAAATAA
- a CDS encoding GBS Bsp-like repeat-containing protein has product MQTIKKFIVLTCATWGMQTSIAHADQTTNAIYAEKGQLMIHLGNVPDKYQKIQVPIWSDQNGQDDLIWYPVERSDKGFDLQVPLTNHSDQAGLYHVHVYGVEANEQLTGLYPLTTSVQQKELASSQPKITITPISSQEFEVDLKLFEDVDEIVFPIWSEENGQDDLVWYPAKKIAPGHFQLRFQAQKHKGSGLFHLHVYQKSQGQLKGLFPTTFQVEKAKPKLTPLATHPGNTYPIGECTWGVKELAPWAHNWWGNGGMWAASARAAGFRTGDTPEIGAIACWDNGGYGHVALVTDVEHDQKIQIQEANYNGHRYIDNFRGWFDPTNPIWGTVTYIYPD; this is encoded by the coding sequence ATGCAAACGATCAAAAAATTTATAGTACTGACTTGTGCGACATGGGGGATGCAAACCTCTATTGCCCATGCAGATCAAACGACCAATGCTATCTATGCCGAAAAAGGGCAGCTGATGATTCATCTTGGAAACGTCCCGGATAAGTATCAAAAGATCCAAGTTCCCATCTGGTCTGACCAAAATGGCCAAGATGACCTGATTTGGTATCCTGTAGAACGCAGTGACAAGGGATTTGACCTACAAGTGCCATTGACCAACCATTCTGATCAAGCCGGACTTTATCATGTCCATGTCTATGGGGTGGAGGCAAATGAACAGCTAACCGGCCTTTACCCTCTCACGACCAGCGTCCAGCAAAAAGAGCTCGCCTCCTCCCAACCCAAGATTACGATCACACCCATCTCCTCACAAGAATTCGAGGTAGACCTAAAGTTGTTCGAAGACGTTGACGAGATTGTCTTCCCCATCTGGTCAGAAGAAAATGGGCAGGATGATTTAGTCTGGTATCCCGCAAAGAAGATCGCACCTGGACATTTCCAACTGCGCTTTCAGGCTCAAAAACACAAGGGAAGCGGGCTATTTCATCTCCACGTCTACCAGAAAAGCCAGGGACAACTAAAAGGGCTATTCCCCACTACCTTTCAAGTAGAAAAGGCAAAGCCAAAGCTCACTCCACTCGCGACACATCCAGGAAACACCTACCCCATTGGTGAGTGCACCTGGGGAGTCAAAGAATTAGCCCCTTGGGCCCACAACTGGTGGGGAAACGGTGGCATGTGGGCAGCTAGTGCACGCGCTGCGGGATTCCGGACAGGAGACACTCCAGAGATCGGCGCTATCGCCTGTTGGGACAATGGGGGATATGGGCACGTCGCCTTGGTTACGGATGTCGAACATGACCAAAAAATTCAGATCCAAGAGGCTAACTACAACGGCCATCGCTATATCGACAACTTCCGTGGTTGGTTCGATCCGACCAATCCCATCTGGGGAACCGTCACCTATATCTACCCAGATTAA